TGGCCCTGATGACGGTCAGCCTGGCGACCCACGGCGAGACACTCGACACCAGCGCCTCGCCCGGCAAGCGACTGGCCGTGGCCGCCGATTGCGTGGCCTGCCATAGCACCCGCGACGGCAAGCCTTTTGCCGGCGGTTACCCGCTCAACTCGCCGATGGGCGTCATCTACTCGACGAACATCACCCCTTCCAAGAGCGCCGGCATCGGCCGTTACAGCCAGGCAGACTTCGCCCGAGCCGTGCGCGACGGCGTGACCCCGGACGGCACCCACCTGTACCCGGCGATGCCCTACACCTCCTACGCGAAGATGACCGACAGCGACGTCGCAGACCTGTACCGGTACTTCATGGATGAAGTCGCGCCGGTGGATACGCCCAGCCCCAAGACCGAGCTCGATTTCCCGTTCAATATCCGCGCCTCGATGCTCGGCTGGAATGCCTTGTTCCATAGCCAGAAACGCTTCGAGGCGGATCCGGGCAAGTCCCCGCAGGTCAATCGCGGCGACTACTTGGTCAATGCACTGGCCCACTGCGATACCTGCCATACCCCGCGCAACAGCCTGATGGCTGCAGAGAACGCCAAGGCGCTTGCCGGTGGTTCGCTGGGGGGCTGGTACGCCCCGAACATCACCTCGGACAAGACCAGCGGAATCGGCGCCTGGTCGAGCGAAGAGCTCGTTGCCTACCTGCGCAGCGGCCATATGGAGGGCAAGGCGCAGGCAGCCGGGCCCATGGCCGAGGCGGTCGAGAACAGCCTGCAATACCTCGGCGAGGATGATCTCAAGGCCATCGCCGCCTACCTGCTGCAGACCCCGCCAATCGCCACCGGAGAACGCCAGGCCCGCCATACCTTCGGCCAGGCGTCGAACGACGAACTCAGCCTGCGCGGCGGCAAGCCGCAGGACAATCCGGGCTGGCACATCTTCAGTGGCACCTGCGCCAACTGCCACCAGGCCAACGGCGAGGGCACCCGCGAGTACCCCTCGCTGTTCCACAACACCGCGACCAGCCGCCGCGACAACCTGATCGCGACCATCGTCCATGGCGTACATCGCGAAGTCGACGGCGTGGCAATCGACATGCCGGCCTTCGGTCCCGATGCACTGTTCACCGATCGCCTCGACGACCAGCAGATCGCCGATGTCAGCAACTACGTCCTGTCCCGCTATGGCAATGCCGAATTGAACGTGACCGCTGCGGATGTGGCACAGGTGCGCGAAGGCGGACCCAAGGCCCCCATCGCCGTGCTGGCACGCTACAGCGGACCGACGCTAACGGTGCTCGGCCTGCTGATCCTCCTGGTGCTTTACAGGCTCAAGGCTCGTCGCCGGCAACAGGAGGCCTGAGCAATGGAGACTTCAATGACCGACCCACACATGCCCGTTTCATCCGCCCCCACCAACCGGTTGTCCCGCCGCAGCCTGCTGCGCGGGTCGGTCACCCTGGGCCTGGCGGCCCTGGTCGGCGGCCTCGGCCCCTGGCAATCGGCGATGGCCGAGGACGACCAGGACTTTATCGTCCTGTCGCAATTTCTCGTCAGTCGCCCAGTCAACCCGCTCCTGGCGGCGCGCTACTACCGCGCCCTGAGCCGCCGCGCACCGAACTTCAGGGGCAATGTCGGTGCCCTCAGGCAGATGATCGACGGGCAAGGCTTCAAGCATGTGGATGAATACCTGGCCCAGGCCAACCCCGACCCATCGTTGAAGGCGACTGCCACCAGCATCATCTCGGCCTGGTACCTGGGCATCGTCGGTGAGCTCGCCGATGCCGAACTGATCAGCTACCGCGAAGCGCTGATGTATCGCCCGACCCACGGCATTCTCATCATTCCAACCTACGGTGGCGGCCCCGACTCCTGGGGTGCCAAGCCAGCCAGCACGCAGGATTTCAAACTATGAGCAGCGTTGTTTACGACGCCGATGTGGTCGTCATCGGCTCCGGCGTGATGGGTGGCCTGATCGCCAGCGGCCTGGCCAAGGCGAACAAATCCGTGATCGTCCTCGAAGCGGGCCCGCGCGTGAACCGCCGCGACATCGTCGAGGCTTTCCGCAATGCGCCGGTCAAGCTCTCGCTGGCCAACGCCAAGCTGCAGGGTGCCGGCTCGCCCTATCCAAGCCTGCCCCATGCGCCCTCCACCTATGGCGACTACCTGCAACAGGTTGGCCCGGTGAAGTACAACACCTCCTACCTGCGGGTGGTTGGCGGCACCACTTGGCACTTCGGTTCCTCGCTGTGGCGCATGTTGCCCAATGACTTTCGCCTCAACGCCCTCTACGGGCGCGGGCGCGACTGGCCGATCAGCTACGACGAATTGGAACCCTTCTATGCCCGCGCCGAGACCGAGCTGGGCGTGTCCGGGGTCGACGGCCAGGATGAAAGCGGCCAGGGCGGTGCGGCCTATCCACCGCGCTCGATCCCCTACCCGATGGAAGGCCTGAAGCCCAGCTACATGTTCAAACGCCTCTCGACCCTGTTGAGCAAGGGCGGCTACAACCCGATCCTCGAGCCCAATGGTCGCGCCACCCGCCCTTATGGCAAACGCCCACCGTGCGCGGGCAACAACAACTGCAACCCGGTTTGCCCGATCGCCGCCAAGTACGACGGCTCGATGCATATCGACGAGGCCGAGCGCCACGGCGCCAAGGTCCTGGACAACTCGGTGGTGTACAAGATCGAGGCCGGCGACGACGGCAAGATCAGCGCGATCTGGTACATGCGCCCCGACAAGACCCAGCATCGCCTGACCGCCCGCTACTTTGTGCTGGCGGCCTATGGCATCGAATCGCCGAAGCTGTTGTTGATGTCCACCTCCGAGAAATACCCCAACGGCATCGCCAATACTTCCGACCAGGTCGGCCGCAACCTGATGGACCACACCGGCGTGAGCATGAACGTGATGACCAAGGAGGACATGTGGCCCGGCGAGGGACCGACCCAGCTGCTGGTCTACTTGAACAGCCGCGACGGCGCGTTCCGCAAGGACTACCCGAGCTACAAGATCAAGGTCCGCAACACAGTGCCCACCTCGCAGATCACCACCAACCTGATCGCCAAGGGCGTGCTGGGCTCCAAGCTCGACGAACAGATCCGCTTGCAGTCGGCGCGTTCCTTGAACTGGGCAGTGGACTTCGAAACCCTGCCACTGCCGGAAAACCGCGTCACCCCAAGCAAAACCCACTTCGACGCAATCGGCCTGCCAGTACCGGAAATCTACTACAGCGTTCCCGACTACTGGCATGCCGGCAAGGAAAAGGCGCTGGAGGACCTCAAGCAGTTCGCCCACCTGCTCGACGCCGACATCCTCAGCACCGACGTCAACTTCCAGAACCGCCAGCACATCATGGGCACTACCATCATGGGCGACGATCCGAAAAACTCGGTGGTCGACCGCGACTGCCGTAGCCACGACCACGCCAACCTGTTTATCGCCGGGACCAGCGTGATGCCGTCATCGTCCTGCGTGAACCCCACCTTGACGGGTGCCGCGCTGAGTATTCGTATCGCCGATCAGTTGCTAAGGGAGGTATAGGGCCTGCTCAACCCTGCGCCGCCCGCTGAGAGGGGGCCGGGGTCTGTGCCAGCGGCAGCTCCAGGATAAACAGCGCGCCCCTGCCCAGCCCGGCGCTCTGCACGGTCAGATCGCCACCCATCTCGTGCGCCGCCAGAATGCAGCTGTGCAGGCCAAAGCCATGGCCGTTGGTCCGCGTGGTAAAGCCATGCTCGAATACCCGCGCAAGATTGTCCGGCGAAATTCCCTCGCCATTGTCCTCGACCTCGACCCGCACGCGCCTGTCGTCAACGACCTTCAAGCGCAGGATGATCTGCGGCGGCCGGTTCGCACCCGCCTCCAGCGCCTGCTTGGCGTTGTTGATCAGATTGACCAGGATCTGCAGCACTCGGTGCTTGTCCAGCGGCATTTGAGGGACATCGCTGAACGCCTTGACCAGCGTGATGTGGTGACGGGCCAGGGACACATCGCAAATGCGCACGACATCCTCGACCAACTCTCGCAACGAGCCCGGCTCCAGTACGCTGGAGTTGCCCGCGTAGGACTGCTGGGTGGCGACGATGTCCTTGATATGGTCGATTCTGCTGGTCAACTGCGCCAACTCGGCGATCATCGCCTGCTGCTCGATTGCCAGCGCGTCGGCCAGCTTGTCGAGATAGTCGGGTAGCGCGCGACCTTTCGGGTCGCTGCTGATGAAATCACCGAGATCGTCGGGATGCGCCTTCATCAACTGGACGACCTTGGCCACTCCGGGTCCCTTGGATGTATTCACCTTCTCGTACAGGACCTGGGCTGACACATTGACGCTATTGAGCACATTGCCCACGTTGTGCAGCACGTTGGTGGCGATCTCCGCCATACCGGCCCGGCGCGCGGTGGTGACCAGCTCGGCCTGCGCCTCGCGCAACTCGTCATTGACCTTGGCCAGTTGCTTCGGGCTGGGGATCTTCAGCGCCGCCGGCACCAACCGAACCAGCAGGATGGCGGTAATCACCGAGGCAATCGCGGTGATCACCTTGACCAGCGCCGACAGCCAGTAATAGGGCTGCCAGATGGTCAGGATCTCCATCACATGGCTGGTCCCGCAGGCCAGGATAAACACACCAAAGGCCGCCAGCATCCAATCAAACGGCACATCCTTGCGCTTGTGGATAAAGTACAGGAGGGTGAAGGGGATGGTGACGTACGACAGGGTGATCAAGCCGTCGGCGATCACATTGGTCCACAGCAGGTCCGGACGCCACATGTAGCAATGCCCGTGAGGCATGAAACGCTTGTCGGTTAACAGAGCCAGCAGATCGTTCATGGCCACTTCCTCGCTGTGCCGGTGATACCACCCAGCGCCGACTGGGCAAAATCGAGTCTAGCAGAGGGTGGTTACCGGGCATTTCGGGTGACGCCCGCTGAACAGCATCGCGTTTACCGCCCTTCGGCTATCACTGGCTGTCGTAACATCCTGCCAAAATTTCTCCTTTCAATTGCCGCGCCCAAGCGCATCCCCACGACTAATCTTCAAGAGCCGCAGGACGCGGCGTCCTATTCACTCAAGGAATGATTCATGTCGCTCGCCATCGTCCACAGTCGCGCCCAAGTAGGGGTCGAGGCTCCTGCCGTTACCGTTGAAGTCCACCTGGCCAATGGCTTGCCATCGCTGACGATGGTTGGCCTGCCGGAGGCGGCGGTGAAGGAAAGCAAGGATCGGGTGCGCAGCGCGATCATCAATTCGGGGCTGAACTTCCCGGCACGGCGCATCACCCTGAACCTGGCACCGGCAGATCTACCAAAAGACGGCGGGCGCTTCGACCTGGCCATTGCCTTGGGGATCCTGTCGGCCAGCGTGCAGGTGCCAACCCTGACGCTGGACGACGTGGAATGCCTTGGTGAGCTGGCATTGTCCGGCGCGGTACGGCCGGTGCGCGGGGTATTGCCCGCGGCCCTGGCGGCGCGCAAGGCCGGGCGCATGCTGGTGGTGCCGCGGGCCAATGCCGAGGAGGCCTGCCTGGCCTCGGGGCTGAAGGTGATCGCCGTGGACCATCTGCTCGAAGCGGTGGCGCACTTCAATGGGCACACACCGGTCGAGCCTTTCGTTTCCAATGGACTGCTCTCGGCCAGCAAGCCCTACCCCGACCTGAACGAAGTACAAGGCCAGGCCGGGGCCAAGCGGGCCTTGCTGATTGCCGCCGCGGGGGCTCATAACCTGTTGTTCAGCGGGCCACCGGGAACTGGCAAGACACTGCTGGCGAGCCGACTGCCGGGGCTGTTGCCCCCCCTGGCCGAGAGTGAGGCCCTGGAGGTCGCGGCCATCCAGTCGGTGGCCAGTTGCGTGCCGTTGAGCCATTGGCCGCAACGGCCGTTTCGCCAGCCGCACCATTCGGCTTCCGGGCCCGCGCTGGTGGGTGGCGGGTCAAAACCGCAACCGGGGGAGATCACCCTCGCTCACCATGGGGTGCTGTTTCTGGATGAACTGCCGGAATTCGACCGCAAGGTGCTGGAGGTCTTGAGAGAGCCACTGGAGTCTGGGCACATCGTGGTTTCTCGTGCCCGCGACCGAGTGCGTTTCCCGGCGCGTTTCCAGTTGGTGGCGGCAATGAATCCCTGCCCTTGTGGATATCTTGGCGAGCCCAGCGGCCGCTGCTGCTGTACACCGGACATGGTGCAGCGCTACCGCAACAAACTCTCCGGCCCGCTGCTGGACCGCATCGACCTGCACCTGACCGTCGCCCGGGAAGCCACGGCGTTGACCCCCAAGAACGAACCTGGGGACGATACGGCCACGGTCGCCGAGCAGGTGGCCGAGGCCCGTGAGCGTCAGCACAGGCGCCAGGGTTGCGCCAACGCCTTTCTTGATCTGCCGGGGTTGCGCCGGCACTGCAAGTTATCCACAACCGATGAAACCTGGTTGGAAACCGCCTGTGAACGGCTGACCCTGTCGCTGCGCGCCGCTCACCGCTTGCTCAAGGTCGCCCGGACGTTGGCAGACCTGGAGCAAGCGGGGGGCATCCGCCGCGAGCACTTGGCCGAAGCGTTGCAGTATCGGCCAGCTACGACACCCTGAATCGCCTCATGGTTTGCTCAGGTCCACCAACGGTGTTTCCCGGACCTCGGTTTTTTGACCGTTCTGGATGGCGTCGATGCGCTTGAGCGCCTTATCCACAGCGCCCTTGTCCGCCAACAAGCTGTAGTGGATCTGGAACTGCTTGTGCTCTTTCGGCCCGATGGTAGGGACCAGGCCCAGGGGGCGTTGATACCGGCGGTTATAGGAAAAACTGGTGCCTGGCTCCAGGCCGGTCACGTAACCCTGGCCTTGGGTGTCGGTGTTTTTCCACAGGGAGAACACCGGAAGCGTGCTGGTGTTGAAGCCCACCGACACACCGAGGCTACCGGCCTTGTTGTGCAACACGGTGAGGGTGTCGCCCTTGGCGTCGGCGTATGGCACGACGTTATAGACAGTTTCGTCGTAATCCTTGGTGGGGCCCCGGTAGGTTTGCCAATCGGACAAATCGCCCTTGGCCTTGTCGTTGAACGGCGAAACCTGCTTGACCGGTGCCACGAAACGAGCGCCCTGCTCCAGGAACGGCGTGCTGAAGTTACTGTGGTAGAGCGCTTGGTATTCCTTCGGATAATCGCCGTTGTTGGTCAGCGTATCGCTGAGCGCGAACGTTACACTGCCGGGCTCGGTGAGCAGTTCGGTCTGCACCGAGAAGTCGACCTTCTTGAACGCCTGCTCCTTCAACTCACCCCGCAGGGTGATGGCGTAAGGCGGTTTTTCATCAATGTGCAACGTGACTTTGTTGGCAGGAATGTTGGCGGCGCGACCATGCAGGGTCAGCAGCTCACCGTTGTCCATACCGGGATGGCCGACCCACTCGTAGCCGCAACGGGTGACCAGCTCGTTGAACCCTTCGAGCCAGCCCAACCCACCTCGGCCATTGAGTTCGATGAACGCCGGATTGACCACTTCCTTGACGGGCGAATCCCAACCCATGCGCACATTCCCGACCGAAGCCTGCAGCACGTTCATGCCGCGGGTCGGGACGACCGAAAGTTTCAGGGTGCCATTGTCGATGTCGACGATGCTGACGCCTTCCTGCCGGCCGCCGTGCAGGGTGCGCATCGTCACGGAAAAGGGCTTGCCGGTCTTCACGCCCAGTTGCTGGCTGGTGATTTGCCAGGGTTGAGCGGCTTTATCCGTATCCAGCAGGACGTAGTCCCAAGCCATCGCATGGGAGGCAGCGCCCAGGGCGCCAAGGGTAACGAGGAGTTTGAGCGGAGTCATGGTCACGACCTTTTATTGGAGTTGTGCGGTTTTTATAGACTTGAAGAAACGTTTCAGCAAGCTTAAAAACAGCAATAACCTTAAAAAGGCACGCTTACAAGATCGGGGGCTTTTGTGGGAGCGAGCTTGCTCGCGATGGCGGTGGGTCAGGGTGAAAGATATTGACTGGGCTGCCGTCATCGCGAGCAAGCTCGCTCCCACAGGGGTTGTGGGTGAGCTTGCTCGTGACGGTGGCGCAGGACGCTTCAGCGGAACCGATCAACCTCTTGGCGCAGGTCCTGGGCCAGTTTTTCCAGTTCCTTGGCGGTGAGCGCCAGGTTCGAGACCACTTGGCGCTGTTCGCTGTTGGCCATGGCAATGCTTTGCAGGTTACTGCTGAGCAAGGTCGCGGTGCTGCTTTGTTCCTGGGTGGCGGTGGTGATCGCCGCAAATTGCTGGCCGGCCGAGCGGCTCTGCTCATCGATGCGCGCCAGGGCGGTGGCCACGTTGGCATTGCGCGACAGGCCTTCCTGCATCAACAGGTTGCCCTGCTCCATCGTGCTGATGGCATTGCCGGTTTCCTGCTGGATGCTATTGATCATGCTGGAAATTTCGTCAGTGGCCTGGCGGGTGCGGGAAGCCAGGCTGCGGACTTCATCGGCCACCACGGCGAAACCACGGCCCTGCTCGCCGGCGCGGGCAGCTTCGATGGCGGCGTTCAAGGCCAGCAGGTTGGTCTGCTCGGCAATCGAGGTGATCACACCCACGATGCCACCGATTTCCTGGGAACGCTGGCCCAAGGTATTGATGACCGTGGCCGTGCTGTTCAGCGCACCGGCAATTTGTTCCAGGGACGACGACGCTTCGTCCATCGAGGTCCGGCCAATACGGGTTTGTTGAGCGTTTTCCTGGGCCAGGCGCTCGGTATTGCCCATGTTGTCGGCAATATTCAATGAGGTGGCACTGAACTCTTCCACCGCACCGGCCATGCTGGTGATTTCGCCGGATTGCTGCTCCATGCCTTCATACGCTCCGCTGGACAACCCGGACAGCGCCTGGGCACGGCTGTTGACCTCCTGGGAGGCCTTGCGGATGTGCTCGACCATGGTCGACAAGGCCTGGCTCATCTGGTTGAAGGCACGAGCCAACTGACCGATCTCGTCATGGCTCGACACGTTCAGGCGCACGCTCAGGTCGCCGGCGCCCAACGCTTCGGCCTGGCGCACCAGGTCCCCAAGCGGCGCCAGTTTGCTGCGCAGCAACCACATCGCCGACCCGACTGCCAACAACATCGCCAGCAGGCTGCCAATGGCCAGTTGCGTACCGACGCTCCAGGTCACGGCGCGAATCTCGGCTTTCGGCATGCTCGCCACCACCGCCCACGGCCCACCTTCGAACGGTACGGCAACGCTGTAGAAATCTTCGGCGGTATCTGTCCAGAACGCGCCCTTGCCCGGCTTTTTGATCAGAGCCGTAATGGTCGCGGTAGCGTTGTCCAGCGCCTGCACACCGGCCGGCGGTACCAGCCATTTGTTTTGTTCGTCCAGCAGCGCCAGGGAACCGGTCTGGCCGATCCGGAAGCGCTTGAGGTTCTCGAACTGCGCGTTCTGCGCATCGGTGTAGTCGAAGCCTACGTAAAGCACGGCAATGATCTTGCCGCTGCTGTCGCGTACGGGCGTGTACTGCGACATGTAGAAGCGTCCGAACAGCAGGGCTCGACCAATGTAGCTCTGCCCGCTGATCACCGGACCATAGGCAGGGCCGGCGCGATCGAGCACGGTACCAATGGCCCGCGTGCCGTCCTGCTTACTGACTGAAGTACTGACGCGGATGAAATCATCGCCGCTGCGCACGAATACCGTGGCAACCCCGGCGGTCATCGCTTTGAAGTCATCCACTTCCTTGAAGTTGTTGTTCAACACTTCGCCGCCCAGGCTCAAGCCCGGGGTTTGTACGCCCGCCACCGTCACCGGCTGGTCCGGATGCACGCTCAGGCCCGCGCTGAAGCGCTTTTCGAACAGGCCGGCCAACCGCTGAGTACTCTCGCGCAAGGTGCTGTGGAAGGTATTGAGCTGGTCGGCCATCAGACGCGCTTCGCTGGCCAGATGTTCTTCACGGGTGGCAAGGTTCGCAGCGTCCAGCGAACGCAAGGCGAAGACGGTACTGCCGGAGATCACGACCGCCAGTATCACGGCGAGGGCAAGGCCTAGCTGTGAGGCGATCCGGGCACGGGGTTGAGACATGACGGCTCCTGGCCGAGAGACCGGATCATCCTGATCACGCTCGCACGCTCGGCATTTTATTCAAGTGAGGTATAAGTAGACCCTTTCTGAACGAGGGTTCCATCTTCACGGATTCGGCGGCAAAGCCAAATACTTGAGCGGTTCGCAAGGATTAATATCAAGTGGCTATCACGCCAACTTCAACGTTTCAGCCCAGACGCTGTACAGCGGGCAATTGCATGGCTTTGACCTCGCCCTGGAGAAAGTCACTGAGCCGGCGCAAACGTTCACCTCCCGGCCGGGTTTTCGGCCAAACCAGATAGTAATGTTCACCGCTGGCGACAGCCGTCGGCCATGGCAGGCTCAGGCGTCCCTGGGCAACGTCCTCGGCCACCATCAACAGGTCACCCATGGAAACCCCATAGCCGCGTGCTGCCGCGATCATGCCCAGCTCCAAGGTATCGAACACCTGGCCCCCTTTGAGCGAGACCTTGTCGGACAGGCCCATGCGTTGCAGCCAGTTACGCCAGTCCCGGCGATCCGGCGTGGGGTGCAGCAATTCAGCGCTGGCCAACCGCGCCACATCCCAAGGCTGGTCGTTCAACAGGTTCGGCGCACCCACCGGGATCAGTTCCTCGGGAAACAGCAAACTGGCCTCCCAGTCCGCCGGAAAATGGCCGTTGCCCAACAACACGGCGCAATCGAAGGGTTCGACGTTGAAGTCCACCGAGTCGATGTCCATCCAGGCACTGGTCAGTTGCACCTCGTTGCCGGGTTGCAAATGGCGGAAGCGACTCAAGCGCGCCAACAACCAGCGCATCGTCAACGTGGAGGGCGCTTTCATGCGCAGGATGCCATCCTCGCCATGCAAGGTATGGCAGGCCCGCTCCAGCGCCATGAAGCCCTCGCGTACGC
The sequence above is drawn from the Pseudomonas sp. St316 genome and encodes:
- a CDS encoding c-type cytochrome; translated protein: MRNMLAGALALMTVSLATHGETLDTSASPGKRLAVAADCVACHSTRDGKPFAGGYPLNSPMGVIYSTNITPSKSAGIGRYSQADFARAVRDGVTPDGTHLYPAMPYTSYAKMTDSDVADLYRYFMDEVAPVDTPSPKTELDFPFNIRASMLGWNALFHSQKRFEADPGKSPQVNRGDYLVNALAHCDTCHTPRNSLMAAENAKALAGGSLGGWYAPNITSDKTSGIGAWSSEELVAYLRSGHMEGKAQAAGPMAEAVENSLQYLGEDDLKAIAAYLLQTPPIATGERQARHTFGQASNDELSLRGGKPQDNPGWHIFSGTCANCHQANGEGTREYPSLFHNTATSRRDNLIATIVHGVHREVDGVAIDMPAFGPDALFTDRLDDQQIADVSNYVLSRYGNAELNVTAADVAQVREGGPKAPIAVLARYSGPTLTVLGLLILLVLYRLKARRRQQEA
- a CDS encoding sorbitol dehydrogenase family protein; translation: MTDPHMPVSSAPTNRLSRRSLLRGSVTLGLAALVGGLGPWQSAMAEDDQDFIVLSQFLVSRPVNPLLAARYYRALSRRAPNFRGNVGALRQMIDGQGFKHVDEYLAQANPDPSLKATATSIISAWYLGIVGELADAELISYREALMYRPTHGILIIPTYGGGPDSWGAKPASTQDFKL
- a CDS encoding GMC family oxidoreductase produces the protein MSSVVYDADVVVIGSGVMGGLIASGLAKANKSVIVLEAGPRVNRRDIVEAFRNAPVKLSLANAKLQGAGSPYPSLPHAPSTYGDYLQQVGPVKYNTSYLRVVGGTTWHFGSSLWRMLPNDFRLNALYGRGRDWPISYDELEPFYARAETELGVSGVDGQDESGQGGAAYPPRSIPYPMEGLKPSYMFKRLSTLLSKGGYNPILEPNGRATRPYGKRPPCAGNNNCNPVCPIAAKYDGSMHIDEAERHGAKVLDNSVVYKIEAGDDGKISAIWYMRPDKTQHRLTARYFVLAAYGIESPKLLLMSTSEKYPNGIANTSDQVGRNLMDHTGVSMNVMTKEDMWPGEGPTQLLVYLNSRDGAFRKDYPSYKIKVRNTVPTSQITTNLIAKGVLGSKLDEQIRLQSARSLNWAVDFETLPLPENRVTPSKTHFDAIGLPVPEIYYSVPDYWHAGKEKALEDLKQFAHLLDADILSTDVNFQNRQHIMGTTIMGDDPKNSVVDRDCRSHDHANLFIAGTSVMPSSSCVNPTLTGAALSIRIADQLLREV
- a CDS encoding HAMP domain-containing sensor histidine kinase; its protein translation is MNDLLALLTDKRFMPHGHCYMWRPDLLWTNVIADGLITLSYVTIPFTLLYFIHKRKDVPFDWMLAAFGVFILACGTSHVMEILTIWQPYYWLSALVKVITAIASVITAILLVRLVPAALKIPSPKQLAKVNDELREAQAELVTTARRAGMAEIATNVLHNVGNVLNSVNVSAQVLYEKVNTSKGPGVAKVVQLMKAHPDDLGDFISSDPKGRALPDYLDKLADALAIEQQAMIAELAQLTSRIDHIKDIVATQQSYAGNSSVLEPGSLRELVEDVVRICDVSLARHHITLVKAFSDVPQMPLDKHRVLQILVNLINNAKQALEAGANRPPQIILRLKVVDDRRVRVEVEDNGEGISPDNLARVFEHGFTTRTNGHGFGLHSCILAAHEMGGDLTVQSAGLGRGALFILELPLAQTPAPSQRAAQG
- a CDS encoding YifB family Mg chelatase-like AAA ATPase, giving the protein MSLAIVHSRAQVGVEAPAVTVEVHLANGLPSLTMVGLPEAAVKESKDRVRSAIINSGLNFPARRITLNLAPADLPKDGGRFDLAIALGILSASVQVPTLTLDDVECLGELALSGAVRPVRGVLPAALAARKAGRMLVVPRANAEEACLASGLKVIAVDHLLEAVAHFNGHTPVEPFVSNGLLSASKPYPDLNEVQGQAGAKRALLIAAAGAHNLLFSGPPGTGKTLLASRLPGLLPPLAESEALEVAAIQSVASCVPLSHWPQRPFRQPHHSASGPALVGGGSKPQPGEITLAHHGVLFLDELPEFDRKVLEVLREPLESGHIVVSRARDRVRFPARFQLVAAMNPCPCGYLGEPSGRCCCTPDMVQRYRNKLSGPLLDRIDLHLTVAREATALTPKNEPGDDTATVAEQVAEARERQHRRQGCANAFLDLPGLRRHCKLSTTDETWLETACERLTLSLRAAHRLLKVARTLADLEQAGGIRREHLAEALQYRPATTP
- a CDS encoding aldose 1-epimerase family protein, with protein sequence MTPLKLLVTLGALGAASHAMAWDYVLLDTDKAAQPWQITSQQLGVKTGKPFSVTMRTLHGGRQEGVSIVDIDNGTLKLSVVPTRGMNVLQASVGNVRMGWDSPVKEVVNPAFIELNGRGGLGWLEGFNELVTRCGYEWVGHPGMDNGELLTLHGRAANIPANKVTLHIDEKPPYAITLRGELKEQAFKKVDFSVQTELLTEPGSVTFALSDTLTNNGDYPKEYQALYHSNFSTPFLEQGARFVAPVKQVSPFNDKAKGDLSDWQTYRGPTKDYDETVYNVVPYADAKGDTLTVLHNKAGSLGVSVGFNTSTLPVFSLWKNTDTQGQGYVTGLEPGTSFSYNRRYQRPLGLVPTIGPKEHKQFQIHYSLLADKGAVDKALKRIDAIQNGQKTEVRETPLVDLSKP
- a CDS encoding methyl-accepting chemotaxis protein; amino-acid sequence: MSQPRARIASQLGLALAVILAVVISGSTVFALRSLDAANLATREEHLASEARLMADQLNTFHSTLRESTQRLAGLFEKRFSAGLSVHPDQPVTVAGVQTPGLSLGGEVLNNNFKEVDDFKAMTAGVATVFVRSGDDFIRVSTSVSKQDGTRAIGTVLDRAGPAYGPVISGQSYIGRALLFGRFYMSQYTPVRDSSGKIIAVLYVGFDYTDAQNAQFENLKRFRIGQTGSLALLDEQNKWLVPPAGVQALDNATATITALIKKPGKGAFWTDTAEDFYSVAVPFEGGPWAVVASMPKAEIRAVTWSVGTQLAIGSLLAMLLAVGSAMWLLRSKLAPLGDLVRQAEALGAGDLSVRLNVSSHDEIGQLARAFNQMSQALSTMVEHIRKASQEVNSRAQALSGLSSGAYEGMEQQSGEITSMAGAVEEFSATSLNIADNMGNTERLAQENAQQTRIGRTSMDEASSSLEQIAGALNSTATVINTLGQRSQEIGGIVGVITSIAEQTNLLALNAAIEAARAGEQGRGFAVVADEVRSLASRTRQATDEISSMINSIQQETGNAISTMEQGNLLMQEGLSRNANVATALARIDEQSRSAGQQFAAITTATQEQSSTATLLSSNLQSIAMANSEQRQVVSNLALTAKELEKLAQDLRQEVDRFR
- a CDS encoding LysR substrate-binding domain-containing protein, with amino-acid sequence MSRRLPPLYALRAFEAAARYSSFTRAAEELSITQSAVSRHIRTLEDHFACRLFLRSGRNLQLTEAARLLLPGVREGFMALERACHTLHGEDGILRMKAPSTLTMRWLLARLSRFRHLQPGNEVQLTSAWMDIDSVDFNVEPFDCAVLLGNGHFPADWEASLLFPEELIPVGAPNLLNDQPWDVARLASAELLHPTPDRRDWRNWLQRMGLSDKVSLKGGQVFDTLELGMIAAARGYGVSMGDLLMVAEDVAQGRLSLPWPTAVASGEHYYLVWPKTRPGGERLRRLSDFLQGEVKAMQLPAVQRLG